In a single window of the Emys orbicularis isolate rEmyOrb1 chromosome 11, rEmyOrb1.hap1, whole genome shotgun sequence genome:
- the LYPD6B gene encoding ly6/PLAUR domain-containing protein 6B encodes MLLFSHMLAVASLQIFILSGNWALAKNINFYNVRPPLDPTPFPNSFKCFTCANAVDNYNCNRWAEDKWCPENTKYCLTVHHFTSHGRSTSVTKKCATRDECRFVGCHPHRETGHTECVSCCEGMICNVEIPTNHTNAVFSVMHAQRKSDGSRRTISIPVLASVITIMLL; translated from the exons ATGCTATTATTCTCTCACATGTTGGCTGTAGCTTCTCTTCAGATCTTCATCCTCTCAGGGAATTGGGCTCTAGCCAAGAACATCAACTTCTATAATGTGAGACCTCCATTAGACC ccaCTCCATTTCCAAACAGCTTTAAGTGTTTCACCTGTGCAAATGCAGTTGACAATTACAACTGTAACAGATGGGCTGAAGATAAATGGTGTCCTGAAA ATACAAAGTACTGCTTGACAGTTCATCATTTCACAAGCCATGGAAGGAGTACATCTGTGACCAAAAAATGTGCTACCAGGGATGAATGCCGTTTTGTTGGCTGTCACCCCCACAGAGAGACAGGCCATACA GAATGCGTTTCTTGCTGTGAAGGGATGATCTGCAATGTAGAAATACCAACCAATCACACAAATGCAGTGTTTTCAGTAATGCATGCTCAGAGGAAATCAGATGGCAGCAGGAGGACAATTAGCATTCCGGTGCTTGCATCAGTCATAACAATTATGTTGTTATGA